One genomic window of Staphylococcus hsinchuensis includes the following:
- a CDS encoding tubby C-terminal domain-like protein: protein MVRFYFKENFFNASKSTIDVFNENDEAVYKMQLFYTSATQEAFAIFGGKGKQNFEITDGHDTYRITQEKAISGKIKTPFKTVWDVDKNGNKFGVFRTKMGLKPTMLFEGSQGDTLKFQSGFISRSVSVNDGRNEIMNTKSQRFKIASRHDIDIHTDEYHPAMLIMLFQVFYEFQEQQRRKSS, encoded by the coding sequence ATCGTGCGCTTTTATTTCAAAGAGAACTTTTTTAATGCTTCAAAGTCGACAATCGATGTTTTTAATGAGAATGATGAAGCTGTATACAAAATGCAGTTGTTTTATACGTCAGCAACACAAGAGGCTTTTGCAATTTTCGGCGGAAAAGGTAAACAAAATTTCGAAATCACAGATGGTCATGATACGTATCGCATAACTCAAGAGAAAGCGATAAGTGGGAAAATTAAAACCCCATTTAAAACCGTATGGGACGTTGACAAAAATGGGAATAAATTTGGCGTTTTCCGTACTAAAATGGGCTTAAAACCAACGATGTTATTCGAAGGTAGCCAAGGTGACACTTTAAAGTTCCAATCAGGATTTATTTCAAGAAGTGTATCCGTAAATGACGGACGAAATGAGATTATGAATACTAAATCTCAACGCTTTAAAATCGCCTCTCGTCATGACATTGATATCCATACTGACGAATATCATCCGGCGATGTTAATTATGCTATTCCAAGTATTTTACGAATTCCAAGAACAACAACGCAGAAAATCTAGTTGA
- a CDS encoding NAD(P)H-dependent oxidoreductase, with protein sequence MTQMQQKIIEAFNYRHATKRFDANKEIEQSDFKTILEAGRLSPSSLGLEPWKFIVIQNKELREKLKPISMGAQGQLETASHFVLILARKNVTFKSPYVQHLLKNVKKYDESTFPAVEEKFDNFQTGFHINDNARTLFDWASKQTYIALVNMMTSAALLGIDSCPMEGFDLDRVTQLLEDEGIIDSEQFAPSVMVAFGYRETEPKDKVRQSTEDVIEWIE encoded by the coding sequence ATGACACAAATGCAACAAAAAATAATCGAAGCATTTAATTATAGACATGCGACAAAACGTTTTGATGCAAATAAGGAAATAGAGCAGTCTGATTTTAAAACTATTCTTGAAGCTGGGCGACTATCACCAAGTTCACTCGGGTTAGAACCATGGAAATTTATCGTTATCCAAAATAAAGAACTAAGAGAGAAGTTAAAACCTATTAGTATGGGGGCGCAAGGACAATTAGAAACTGCAAGTCATTTTGTGCTCATTCTAGCGCGTAAAAATGTAACGTTTAAATCACCGTACGTACAACATTTATTAAAAAATGTGAAAAAGTATGATGAAAGTACTTTCCCTGCTGTAGAAGAGAAATTTGATAATTTCCAAACAGGTTTTCACATCAATGATAATGCACGCACTTTATTTGATTGGGCGAGCAAACAAACATATATCGCTTTAGTTAATATGATGACATCTGCAGCATTACTTGGTATCGATTCTTGCCCTATGGAAGGGTTTGACTTAGATCGTGTAACCCAATTATTAGAAGATGAAGGCATTATTGATTCTGAACAATTTGCACCTTCAGTGATGGTTGCATTTGGTTATAGAGAAACTGAACCCAAAGACAAAGTAAGACAATCAACTGAAGATGTTATTGAGTGGATTGAGTAA
- the srtA gene encoding class A sortase SrtA — MKKWGNRLITILGIVLILAAIYLFAKPHIDEYFAQKENDKQVQKYDKQQQSKAKAEIPKDKSKMAGYISVPDAHIKEAVYPGPATPKQLNRGVSFAEANESLNDQNIAIAGHTYEGSSTYQFSNLHKAKKGSKVTFKTGKEKRKYKITKIKDVNPNDVKVLDEQKSKKQQLTLITCDDYNAKTDTWEKRKIFVAQAV; from the coding sequence ATGAAAAAATGGGGAAATCGACTCATAACAATACTCGGTATCGTACTTATTCTCGCTGCAATTTACCTATTTGCCAAACCACACATTGATGAATATTTTGCACAAAAAGAGAACGACAAGCAGGTTCAAAAATATGATAAACAACAACAATCTAAAGCTAAGGCAGAAATACCTAAAGATAAATCAAAAATGGCGGGTTATATTTCAGTGCCAGATGCTCATATTAAAGAAGCAGTCTATCCAGGTCCAGCCACACCGAAACAATTAAATAGAGGCGTGAGCTTTGCTGAAGCAAATGAGTCATTAAATGATCAAAATATTGCGATTGCGGGACACACATATGAAGGTTCTTCGACTTATCAATTTTCAAACTTACACAAAGCAAAAAAAGGAAGTAAAGTTACATTTAAAACTGGAAAAGAAAAGCGTAAATATAAAATCACTAAAATTAAAGATGTAAATCCTAATGATGTCAAAGTTTTAGATGAGCAGAAATCGAAAAAACAACAACTCACTTTAATTACTTGTGATGACTATAATGCTAAAACGGATACGTGGGAAAAACGTAAGATTTTCGTGGCACAAGCTGTCTAG